In one window of Thermodesulfobacteriota bacterium DNA:
- a CDS encoding EAL domain-containing protein — MLLASLPLLSLIVYTSLEQRRIGSEEARQSVLAVVRQASKEQRKLINDTKLLLSVLSQSVGPVSREDLALVLRNTMEYQKVYANIGLIGTDGMLIASALPSDPPLYLGDRPYFRKAVRDLDFSIGDYQVGRITSVPGLNFSYPVLGRDGSLSGVLFAALPITWIRDALMADGPAPGSVITAVDGKGTVLARFPEGSGWAGQSIEGTEFSELLKSRLSEDHAVIRGLDGIKRIYAFNEIRLGKDSRIFVIAGIPVATAYAEADRALLRNILTSGAVIIAVLLMAVFWGDRLVLNRIRGLVEATRKIGEGALDARAAVGGNDEIGSLARSFNSMAEALERRESEARLHLERIARLNRIYSVLSAINGTIIRARERDFLLNEACRIAVEHGGFALAWVALKDENGRLYPAAHAGRDKEYLDALAPFLEPSPGKPMPFSLMAVAGDRHVIGTDFEKETALAPWKDLARKFGYRSAAAFPLRTEGEAKGALCLYSAEPGFFNDREEMALLLELAADTSLGLQNIEKEERLDFLSRYDTLTGLSNRWVFEDRLGHAVQRARYYGRSVGVVTLDVAGFRKVNDTLGHRAGDELLKHIAGYLSRSTRDGDTVARLGNDNFGLVLADAADRDDVVAVLERIVGGLPHTVPAGGEEVVINAAVGVSLYPDDGGTAAELMRNSALAVHSRTAPEQGKAASYYSPEINRKAQERRTIENELRYALSRGELELVYQPIMAIAGRKPAAAEALIRWNSSRLGPVPPDKFIPIAEDTGLIIPIGDWVVQTALGQAREWKELGIELEVGVNVSVSQLKDLGFPERLEGMTKNIGATDGVRFAVEVTESELMDDISRFSSILDRLRSIGVRVYIDDFGTGYSSLSYLNRLPVDMLKIDRSFIQDLASDAGSMTMARGIIAMASSLDLEVIAEGVETEAQLKLLEEYGCDFVQGYYFGKPGRPSEIEPLLRTGLTGNM, encoded by the coding sequence GTGCTCCTGGCCTCGCTCCCCCTGCTGTCGCTTATCGTATACACGAGCCTCGAGCAGCGCCGCATCGGTTCCGAGGAAGCGAGACAGTCGGTCCTCGCTGTCGTGCGGCAAGCCTCCAAAGAGCAGCGCAAGCTCATAAACGACACGAAACTCCTCCTATCGGTGCTTTCCCAGTCCGTTGGCCCGGTAAGCAGGGAAGACCTGGCCCTGGTGCTCAGGAACACGATGGAGTACCAGAAGGTCTACGCGAATATCGGCCTCATCGGCACTGACGGGATGCTCATTGCGAGCGCGCTTCCGTCCGATCCCCCCCTGTACCTAGGCGACCGTCCTTATTTCCGGAAAGCAGTGCGGGACCTCGATTTCTCCATAGGCGACTACCAGGTCGGCAGGATTACATCCGTGCCGGGCCTTAACTTCTCATACCCGGTCCTTGGAAGGGACGGCTCCCTTTCCGGGGTCCTTTTCGCCGCGCTCCCGATAACATGGATACGGGATGCCCTTATGGCGGACGGCCCTGCTCCCGGAAGCGTAATAACGGCAGTGGACGGAAAAGGCACGGTCCTCGCCAGGTTCCCGGAAGGCAGCGGGTGGGCCGGGCAGAGCATCGAGGGGACCGAGTTTTCGGAGCTCCTTAAAAGCCGCTTGAGCGAAGACCACGCTGTCATAAGAGGGCTCGACGGGATTAAACGAATATACGCCTTCAATGAAATACGGCTCGGCAAGGACAGCCGGATATTCGTAATAGCCGGCATACCTGTCGCAACAGCATACGCGGAGGCGGACAGGGCCCTTCTGCGGAACATATTGACCTCCGGGGCGGTGATAATCGCCGTCCTCCTCATGGCGGTCTTCTGGGGCGACAGGCTCGTCCTGAACCGCATAAGGGGCCTGGTGGAAGCGACGAGGAAGATCGGCGAAGGGGCGCTCGATGCCAGGGCGGCAGTCGGCGGCAACGACGAGATAGGCTCGCTTGCCAGGAGCTTCAATTCAATGGCCGAGGCGCTGGAGAGGCGCGAAAGCGAAGCCCGGCTCCATCTTGAAAGGATTGCCCGCCTTAACAGGATATACTCGGTCCTCAGCGCCATCAACGGCACCATCATCCGGGCCCGGGAAAGGGATTTCCTCCTTAACGAGGCCTGCCGCATAGCCGTCGAGCACGGCGGCTTTGCCCTCGCATGGGTGGCGCTCAAGGACGAGAACGGGCGGCTCTACCCTGCCGCGCACGCCGGGCGCGACAAGGAGTACCTCGACGCGCTCGCGCCGTTCCTCGAACCATCACCCGGGAAGCCGATGCCCTTCTCGCTAATGGCGGTCGCCGGCGACCGCCATGTAATCGGGACCGATTTCGAAAAAGAGACCGCCCTCGCCCCGTGGAAAGACCTTGCCAGGAAGTTCGGCTACAGGTCGGCGGCGGCATTCCCGCTCCGGACTGAAGGGGAGGCGAAAGGGGCGCTATGCCTCTATTCAGCCGAGCCCGGCTTCTTTAATGACAGGGAGGAGATGGCCCTCCTCCTTGAGCTCGCGGCCGACACCTCGCTGGGTCTTCAGAACATTGAAAAGGAAGAACGGCTGGACTTCCTGTCGAGATACGATACGCTCACGGGCCTTTCCAACAGGTGGGTATTCGAGGACAGGCTGGGGCACGCGGTGCAGAGGGCCAGGTACTACGGCAGGAGCGTAGGCGTTGTAACTCTGGATGTCGCCGGGTTCAGGAAGGTGAACGACACCCTCGGCCACAGGGCCGGGGACGAGCTGCTTAAGCATATAGCCGGATACCTCTCGCGCTCGACCAGGGACGGCGACACCGTCGCCAGGCTCGGGAACGACAACTTCGGACTTGTGCTGGCCGACGCGGCGGACAGGGACGATGTCGTGGCGGTCCTTGAAAGGATAGTCGGCGGGCTGCCGCATACCGTGCCGGCCGGCGGAGAAGAGGTCGTCATCAATGCCGCTGTCGGCGTCTCCTTATACCCCGACGACGGCGGCACCGCGGCCGAGCTCATGAGGAACTCCGCCCTGGCGGTCCATTCCCGGACCGCACCGGAGCAAGGCAAGGCCGCGTCCTATTATTCCCCGGAGATAAACAGGAAGGCGCAGGAAAGGCGGACCATAGAGAACGAGCTCAGATACGCGCTCTCGCGAGGCGAGCTCGAGCTCGTATACCAGCCCATAATGGCAATTGCCGGCAGAAAACCCGCGGCTGCAGAGGCCCTCATAAGGTGGAATAGCAGCCGGCTAGGGCCGGTGCCGCCTGACAAGTTCATCCCTATCGCCGAGGACACGGGCCTCATAATCCCGATAGGAGACTGGGTCGTTCAGACCGCGCTCGGCCAGGCAAGAGAATGGAAGGAGCTCGGGATAGAGCTGGAGGTTGGCGTAAACGTCTCCGTCAGCCAGCTCAAGGACCTGGGCTTCCCGGAGCGCCTTGAAGGGATGACGAAAAATATCGGCGCAACCGATGGGGTGCGCTTTGCCGTGGAGGTTACCGAGAGCGAGCTCATGGACGATATCTCGCGCTTCAGCAGCATACTCGACAGGCTCAGGTCCATCGGGGTGCGCGTCTATATAGACGACTTCGGGACCGGGTACTCGTCTTTAAGCTACCTTAACAGGCTCCCGGTTGACATGCTCAAAATAGACCGGTCGTTCATACAGGACCTCGCATCGGATGCCGGGAGCATGACAATGGCAAGGGGCATAATCGCGATGGCCTCGAGCCTCGACCTGGAGGTCATAGCCGAGGGCGTGGAAACCGAGGCGCAGCTCAAGCTTCTCGAAGAGTACGGGTGCGACTTCGTCCAGGGATACTACTTCGGCAAACCGGGCCGTCCTTCCGAAATAGAGCCCCTCCTCAGAACGGGTTTGACCGGGAATATGTGA
- a CDS encoding inositol monophosphatase family protein, translating to MRNKVRETAIETIRRAGGLLKENLGRARSIEFKGAIDLVTEADRASEDLIMGEIRKAFPGHGILTEESPEVVKDSPFKWIIDPLDGTTNYSHGFPFFCVSIAFEEEGAIVFGAVYDPMLDELYTAEKGRGASLNGEKIKVSSTGSLDRSLLATGFPYDLRVADDNNLDHFSAFSLRAQAIRRAGSAALDLCYTASGRFDGYWEMKLRPWDVAAGALIVEEAGGRVTGFGGGPFSIYGKECLASNGLIHERMIKVLKGASKN from the coding sequence ATGAGAAACAAGGTAAGGGAAACCGCGATAGAGACCATAAGGCGCGCGGGAGGCCTGCTCAAGGAAAACCTGGGAAGGGCCCGGAGCATTGAGTTCAAAGGTGCGATAGACCTCGTTACAGAGGCCGACCGCGCGTCCGAGGACCTCATAATGGGCGAGATACGGAAGGCCTTCCCCGGGCACGGCATCCTTACGGAGGAGAGCCCGGAGGTAGTGAAGGACTCGCCTTTCAAATGGATAATAGACCCGCTCGACGGAACGACAAACTACTCCCACGGTTTCCCTTTCTTCTGCGTCTCCATAGCCTTCGAGGAGGAAGGGGCTATCGTTTTCGGGGCCGTATACGACCCCATGCTCGATGAGCTCTACACGGCCGAGAAGGGCCGGGGCGCGTCCCTTAACGGCGAGAAGATAAAAGTATCTTCCACTGGCTCTCTCGACAGGAGCCTGCTTGCGACCGGCTTCCCCTATGATCTCCGCGTGGCGGACGACAATAACCTCGACCACTTCTCGGCCTTTTCGCTCAGGGCGCAGGCCATAAGGAGGGCGGGCTCGGCGGCGCTGGACCTCTGCTACACGGCCTCGGGCAGGTTCGACGGGTACTGGGAGATGAAACTGAGGCCCTGGGATGTGGCGGCAGGCGCGCTAATAGTCGAGGAGGCCGGGGGGCGGGTGACCGGCTTCGGCGGCGGCCCTTTTTCCATCTACGGCAAGGAATGCCTCGCCTCGAACGGCCTGATACACGAGCGAATGATAAAGGTATTAAAGGGTGCCTCTAAGAATTAA
- a CDS encoding MFS transporter: MRYSVRNGVFASMMNGFTLDYLTPFLLLLGGTIKHVGILSALPHLFASIIQLKGPDITEKLRSRKLAVGLFILLQALMLPLMVGSYFLGDWNVAAFIAAVALFTAFGAIAVPAWGSLMSDLVEEDRRGEFFGWLQKILAIVTVIATFAAGFVLHRAERSDAFWGFAAIFGLAFAFRLASWRYLRKMHEPRLVRKEEDYFSLLDFVSRLHKSNFLKFVVFVSAMKFAVNIASPFFAVLMLKNLGFGYMTFTVVTLAATMATIFSIRRWGVHADRVGNLKVLRSTSVLVALIPLFWLVNQNPVYLFFVQVFSGFAWAGFNLSASNFIYDAASPGKRERCIAYYNFFGGAALALGSLLGGWLAWVLPTGFLEFRTMNLILISAILRLAVAFFLPFRLKEVREVEKIRTHELLFSMLRLGPALARLGRGAGRKGFTS; the protein is encoded by the coding sequence TTGCGATACTCAGTAAGGAACGGGGTGTTCGCGAGCATGATGAACGGCTTTACGCTCGACTACCTGACCCCGTTTCTGCTGCTCCTCGGCGGGACGATCAAGCACGTCGGGATATTGAGCGCCCTTCCGCACCTCTTCGCTTCCATCATACAACTGAAGGGCCCGGACATAACGGAGAAGCTCCGTTCCCGGAAACTCGCGGTGGGGCTTTTCATCCTCCTTCAGGCATTGATGCTCCCGCTGATGGTGGGGAGCTATTTCCTGGGCGACTGGAATGTCGCGGCCTTCATAGCGGCTGTTGCGCTCTTTACGGCGTTCGGCGCCATCGCGGTGCCGGCGTGGGGGAGCCTCATGTCCGATCTTGTGGAGGAAGACAGGAGGGGTGAGTTCTTCGGATGGCTCCAGAAGATTCTCGCCATAGTCACTGTAATAGCCACCTTCGCAGCCGGTTTCGTCCTGCACAGGGCCGAGAGGTCGGACGCGTTCTGGGGCTTTGCGGCAATATTCGGGCTTGCATTCGCCTTCAGGCTCGCCTCGTGGAGATACTTGAGAAAAATGCACGAGCCGCGCCTTGTAAGGAAGGAAGAGGACTACTTCTCGCTCCTGGACTTCGTCTCGAGGCTCCACAAGAGCAATTTCCTCAAGTTCGTGGTCTTCGTATCGGCCATGAAGTTCGCGGTCAATATCGCCTCACCGTTCTTCGCGGTCCTGATGCTCAAGAACCTGGGGTTCGGCTACATGACCTTCACCGTGGTCACCCTTGCCGCGACAATGGCGACCATATTCTCCATAAGGCGCTGGGGCGTGCACGCGGACAGGGTGGGGAACCTGAAGGTGCTCCGCTCGACCTCAGTGCTCGTGGCCCTGATACCGCTCTTCTGGCTCGTGAACCAGAACCCCGTTTACCTCTTTTTCGTGCAGGTCTTCTCCGGCTTTGCGTGGGCGGGCTTCAACCTCTCGGCCTCGAACTTCATATACGACGCCGCGTCGCCCGGCAAGAGGGAGAGGTGCATCGCGTATTACAACTTCTTCGGGGGCGCGGCGCTCGCCCTCGGCTCCCTTCTCGGCGGCTGGCTTGCCTGGGTCCTGCCCACGGGCTTTCTGGAGTTCAGGACCATGAACCTCATCCTAATATCCGCGATACTCCGCCTGGCGGTCGCGTTTTTTCTGCCTTTCAGGTTGAAGGAGGTGAGGGAGGTGGAGAAGATACGAACGCACGAGCTCCTCTTCAGCATGCTGAGGCTCGGGCCCGCATTGGCCCGGCTCGGGCGCGGGGCAGGCAGGAAGGGGTTTACTTCGTGA
- a CDS encoding peptidase U32 family protein → MRGKPEIVSPAGNLASLKAAIDSGADAVYLGFSDSTNARNFEGLNFTPAEMADGIGYVRSKGRKFYIAINTFPQGDTFVKWYKAVDHAVELGADAVIIANLGILKYARERHPDSVLHLSTQASSSNYESINFYRKHFGIKRVVLPRVLTIEEMKRLKERTEAEIEVFALGGLCINIEGRCYLSSWVTGASTNTEGACSPSRFVRFNPSADGGMTIALNGVTLNRLGKDESSPYPTCCKGRYVTPGGSYEYAFEEPESLNVLKVLPGLMDAGVSALKIEGRQRTKSYVAAMTRVLREAVDACYADSRGYEVRPEWARKTVSTFEGTRETLGSYLTK, encoded by the coding sequence ATGAGAGGAAAACCTGAGATCGTGTCCCCTGCCGGGAACCTGGCCTCGCTCAAGGCCGCTATCGACAGCGGGGCCGACGCCGTATACCTGGGCTTCAGCGACTCGACGAACGCCAGGAACTTCGAGGGGCTCAACTTCACACCCGCGGAAATGGCGGACGGCATCGGTTATGTCAGGTCCAAGGGCCGGAAGTTCTATATAGCCATAAACACCTTCCCGCAGGGCGATACCTTCGTCAAATGGTACAAGGCCGTGGACCACGCGGTGGAGCTCGGCGCGGACGCCGTGATAATAGCCAACCTCGGCATACTCAAATACGCCAGGGAACGCCACCCGGATTCGGTCCTCCACCTCTCGACGCAGGCCAGCTCATCCAATTACGAGTCTATAAACTTCTACAGGAAGCACTTCGGCATAAAAAGGGTAGTATTGCCTCGGGTGCTCACTATCGAAGAGATGAAGCGCCTGAAGGAGAGGACGGAAGCAGAGATAGAGGTCTTCGCCCTCGGCGGCCTCTGCATAAACATCGAAGGCAGGTGCTATCTATCCTCCTGGGTCACGGGCGCGTCCACCAACACGGAAGGGGCGTGCTCCCCTTCAAGGTTCGTCCGCTTCAACCCCTCCGCGGACGGCGGCATGACCATCGCGCTTAACGGGGTCACCCTCAACAGGCTCGGCAAGGACGAGTCTTCGCCGTATCCCACCTGCTGCAAGGGAAGGTATGTGACGCCCGGCGGAAGCTACGAGTACGCCTTCGAGGAACCGGAATCGCTGAACGTCCTGAAGGTCCTGCCCGGCCTTATGGACGCTGGTGTTTCGGCCCTCAAGATCGAGGGCAGGCAGCGGACCAAGAGCTACGTCGCCGCCATGACCAGAGTGCTCCGCGAAGCGGTGGACGCGTGCTACGCCGACAGCAGGGGGTATGAAGTCAGGCCCGAGTGGGCAAGAAAGACCGTCTCCACCTTCGAGGGCACGAGGGAGACCCTGGGCTCGTACCTCACGAAGTAA
- a CDS encoding zinc ribbon domain-containing protein, with the protein MPIYEYICKDCGKEFEALQKFSEKPLKKCVHCSGKVERKISSSAFHLKGSGWYKTDYASKSASKESKKESDAPKPDCSSCPSC; encoded by the coding sequence ATGCCGATCTATGAATATATCTGCAAGGACTGCGGCAAGGAGTTCGAGGCGCTGCAGAAGTTTTCGGAAAAGCCCCTCAAGAAATGCGTCCACTGCTCGGGCAAGGTCGAAAGGAAAATATCTTCTTCAGCCTTCCACCTGAAGGGCTCGGGCTGGTACAAGACCGATTACGCCTCAAAGAGCGCTTCAAAGGAATCCAAAAAGGAATCGGACGCGCCGAAGCCGGACTGCTCGTCGTGCCCGTCCTGCTGA
- a CDS encoding inositol monophosphatase family protein produces MDFKEVATKAALKAGAAVREGFGRPLSVESKGVEGVVTESDFLSERIIKEEIRSAFPGHGILSEESPEEKGSLTYRWIIDPLDGTTNYSHSFPHFSVSIALEEKGQVVLGVVFDPLRDELFLAEAGKGARLNGKAIHVSRTGELGKSLLASDFPKDLAAKEGGIFRDFAALSRKAQALRRAGSAALELCYVAAGRLEGYRNPRFHAWDAAAGSLVLTEAGGMITDLEGGPFSLDSGECLATNGLIHERVLEALA; encoded by the coding sequence ATGGACTTTAAAGAGGTCGCGACAAAGGCGGCCCTGAAGGCGGGCGCCGCCGTCAGGGAGGGTTTCGGCAGGCCCTTGTCCGTAGAGTCCAAGGGCGTCGAGGGCGTGGTAACGGAGAGCGACTTCCTTTCCGAACGCATCATAAAGGAGGAGATCCGCTCGGCTTTCCCGGGGCATGGCATCCTCTCAGAGGAGAGCCCTGAAGAGAAGGGCAGCCTTACGTACCGCTGGATAATAGACCCGCTCGACGGGACGACGAACTATTCGCATTCGTTCCCCCATTTCTCCGTTTCGATAGCGCTTGAGGAGAAAGGGCAAGTGGTCCTCGGTGTGGTATTCGATCCCCTCAGGGACGAGCTCTTTCTGGCCGAGGCCGGCAAAGGGGCCCGGCTTAACGGTAAGGCCATTCATGTCTCCCGGACCGGGGAGCTCGGCAAAAGCCTCCTTGCAAGCGATTTTCCGAAGGACCTGGCCGCAAAAGAGGGCGGGATATTCAGGGACTTCGCCGCCCTTTCGAGAAAGGCGCAGGCCTTAAGACGCGCGGGCTCAGCCGCGCTCGAGCTCTGCTACGTGGCCGCCGGGAGGCTCGAAGGATACCGGAACCCCAGGTTCCATGCGTGGGACGCGGCGGCAGGCTCCCTCGTCCTGACCGAGGCAGGGGGCATGATAACCGACTTGGAGGGCGGCCCCTTTTCCCTCGATTCCGGGGAGTGCCTTGCCACGAACGGGCTCATCCATGAACGGGTGCTCGAGGCATTAGCCTGA